In Erigeron canadensis isolate Cc75 chromosome 7, C_canadensis_v1, whole genome shotgun sequence, one DNA window encodes the following:
- the LOC122607112 gene encoding endoglucanase 17-like, whose protein sequence is MASISPVFHLFLLLLLLTLSTTTTATSHHRHAASHNYKDALTKSILFFEGQRSGKLPPNQRMSWRKSSGLSDGSAMKVDLVGGYYDAGDNIKFGFPMAFTTTMLSWSVLEFGGMMKSELGNARTAIRWATDYLLKATKQPETIYVQVGDANKDHACWERPEDMDTQRTVLKIDRNNPGTEVAAETAAALASASLVFRKSDPVYSKILRKRAIMVFAFADKYRGSYSDGLKSYVCPFYCSYSGYQDELLWGAAWLQKATRSPMYLSYIQSKGQSLGADESDNTFSWDNKHVGARVLLSKAFLLQRVQSLHDYKGHADSFICSLVQGAPSCQTQYTPGGLMFKMAEDNMQYVTSTTFLLVTYAKYLTKSHKVVNCGGTIVTPRRLRTLAKKQVDYILGDNPSKMSFMVGYGPRYPQRIHHRGASLPSISSHPAKINCGSGFNFMHSESPNPNILVGAVVGGPDAQDHYNDERSDYSQAEPATYTNAPLVGTLAYLAHSFGQI, encoded by the exons ATGGCTTCCATTTCCCCTGTCTTTCAcctcttcctcctcctcctcctcctcactctctccaccaccaccacagccACCTCCCACCACCGGCACGCCGCCTCCCACAACTACAAAGATGCCCTCACAAAATCCATTCTTTTCTTTGAAGGCCAAAGGTCTGGCAAACTTCCACCAAACCAAAGAATGTCTTGGAGAAAAAGCTCTGGCCTTTCTGATGGATCAGCCATGAAA GTGGATTTAGTAGGTGGATATTATGATGCAGGGGATAATATTAAGTTTGGGTTTCCTATGGCTTTCACTACTACAATGTTGTCATGGAGTGTGCTTGAATTTGGTGGGATGATGAAAAGTGAGTTAGGAAATGCGAGAACCGCTATTCGTTGGGCTACTGATTATCTTCTCAAAGCTACCAAACAACCCGAAACTATTTACGTTCag GTTGGTGATGCAAACAAAGATCATGCATGTTGGGAAAGACCAGAAGACATGGATACACAAAGAacagttttgaaaattgacaGAAATAACCCTGGCACTGAGGTTGCTGCTGAAACAGCTGCTGCTCTTGCTTCTGCTTCTTTAGTTTTCAGAAAATCTGATCCTGTTTACTCCAAAATCCTACGTAAAAGAGCCATTATG GTGTTTGCATTTGCTGACAAATATAGAGGTTCATATAGTGATGGGCTTAAAAGTTATGTGTGCCCATTTTATTGCTCTTATTCTGGATATCAg GATGAATTATTGTGGGGAGCTGCATGGTTACAAAAAGCTACAAGAAGTCCAATGTATTTAAGTTACATTCAGTCAAAAGGTCAATCACTTGGTGCTGATGAAAGTGATAATACTTTTAGTTGGGACAATAAGCATGTTGGTGCCAGGGTTCTTTTATcaaaa GCATTTCTTCTTCAAAGGGTTCAATCTCTTCATGATTACAAGGGTCATGCAGATAGCTTCATTTGCTCACTTGTTCAAGGAGCCCCATCTTGTCAAACCCAATACACACCAG GAGGGCTTATGTTCAAGATGGCTGAAGATAACATGCAATATGTGACCTCAACCACATTTTTATTGGTTACATATGCCAAATACTTGACCAAATCACACAAGGTAGTCAACTGTGGTGGCACCATCGTGACTCCTCGACGGCTAAGAACACTCGCCAAGAAACAAGTCGACTACATACTTGGTGACAATCCATCAAAGATGTCGTTCATGGTTGGATATGGTCCGCGATACCCACAAAGGATTCACCACAGGGGAGCATCTTTGCCATCAATCTCTTCACATCCGGCCAAAATTAATTGTGGGTCGGGTTTCAACTTCATGCATTCGGAGTCACCTAACCCGAACATTTTGGTTGGAGCTGTTGTTGGCGGACCCGATGCACAAGACCATTATAACGACGAACGGTCCGATTATTCCCAAGCGGAACCGGCTACCTACACAAATGCACCCCTTGTTGGAACCTTGGCATATTTGGCTCATTCTTTTGGGCAGATTTAA